Within the Sylvia atricapilla isolate bSylAtr1 chromosome 10, bSylAtr1.pri, whole genome shotgun sequence genome, the region aaatgcatttgaaTCACTAAACAGCTCCACTGTGCCATCTGGTCACCAGGTCTGTCTCTGCAGAGGTGACACTGACCACAGCGAGCAGGAGTAAAGATGAGAGGTGGAGCAAGCAGGATGGAGCTGCACAAGGCTCCTGTTCTgcatcccagtgccagcccatgctgggcacagggcagagaagcagctggggctggcaccaAGTGGCTCCAGGcatctcagctgcagctgcctaGCTGGCATGGGGAACCAGGGACTGGGACAGGGCAGAAGGGAGCATCCCAAGAGCAGGCATCTCCTGTCCTGAGCTGAAACACTCTTCCCACGCCCCTCTCATTCCCGTTTATTTGCCTGCAGGCAgatgggtgctgctgctggaatttttctttttctgtgaccAGGCATTTAGGacttctgcaaagctgctgcaaaAGATTAATGCTCTGAGCCACTGGAATTCAAAAGGCAAGGAAGGGTGTGGAGGTGAAGACAAACATAGAGACAAgggggcaggaaggaggaaagctTCTGGAGATGTCCCTTGTCTTGCCCTGAAGAGCCAGCAGCATGGCAGAGCCCAGTGAGTGGGCAGGCATGAAGCAGAACCCAcattagagaaaataataacCAGATTTTAAAGGCAGCAGAGGCATGGCTTCAGACAGAGAACATGAAAATGGCCTTGTGGGATCAAATCCAGGGGTCTCCTCCACACAATCCTGGTGGGAGCCatcaggagaggagctgggagtgttGGTGCCCGGGATGGTGCCCACAGAGTGCAGGGCACCACAGGAACAAAGCAGCAGTGTTGGTGAGCAGGTGGGTAGCTGTGGCAGCTGGAAGTTTGCAGGCAAAAGGACAGCAGAGAAAGGCTGATCCCACCCCGGGCCCCACTGCCTCCCATGGGGCTCAATGCATCAGGCAGGAGAAGAAcctgcctccctgccccagcacatgCAAAGGTCTCTAAATAATCCTGGGAGGAGGAAAGCTTTCATTCCCCTCAAACGTGTTTATCTTTGGCTTCTCTGCAAGGAGCTGAGGGGATTGAGacagtcctgctctgctggcactACTGGCATCCTCCTGCCCccaccagccacagcagcagcaggcttcTGAGCCCCCCACACTTGCTCCCCAGCCCCCTGGCCAAGAGGATTAGCCAGAGGTTTGTCCATTCATGGAGAAAATCCTCCCTGTCAGCAAagggctcctgcctgcagccctgctgccctccctggtGTAGGCAGAGGCATGGGCTGGAGGGGtgggggcacagccagggtgTGCAGCATGAGCAGGGGCAGACACTCTGAACAAACACAGCCACAGTGGAAGTGGGGGCTGCCTGAGGCTCTTGACTGGGACTGAGGCATGCCAGGTCTCCACCCCACCCACCAGAACCAGAATGGGGAACATCTACCCTACCTATtccctggccctgggcaggTGGGAAGCTGAGGGCAGAAGCTCTGCACCCCAGGCAGATGGAAAATCCTGTCCAACCATGAAGGATGCTGAGACCAGCAGATGCTGCCCCACAGACCTCCCATTCCTGCTCCCTAGGCCTGGGGTGGCCAGGGGGGTCCCAGAGTCACCCTGCACCCTTGGgtgccctcctctccccaccagcAGGGTTGTCATGGCAGCCAGCACGGCGGGGGTGGCTGCACCGGTGTCTCACCCACCACTGGTGACgcaggcagccccaggcaggcaggcagggagctaTTTTAGACACTGCCCCATCTGGAGGCTTCCAGAGCCAAACAGGAGGGATTTGACTGCCATTCCCACACCgttctgccagcagctgttATTTAAAGCGGGGCAAAGACCACACAGGCTCCTGATGGGACATACAGCCCCAAGCCTCCATGCTGCACCCCACACCCTGAGCACACCATTCCCTGGACAAAtcctcctcccacccctccatcctgctgctgttgcatCTCCAAGAGTGCCAGAGAAGCAGGGATGGGTCTTGGCACGCTACAGTGAGTGGTACCTGGCCAGGCAGGTCAAAAACCACTTGCTGGCCCATGCACAtcttcaaggccaggttggatgtggAACAGCCTGATCTACTGTGGAAGGTTGGAACGAGATCATCTTTAACATcctttccaaacaaaaccatcctgtgattctgtgatccctCCCTCATTGCCTACTGCGGAATACTGCTCCTTTTACTGTCACCAAAGTCCAAGGGCTCAGTGCCATGTAGATCCCATTACTGCCATTTCAACAGCAAGACTGCACTTCTCCATGGAACGCCGACATCCTCCCCACATTTCCTCGAGATGCTCCAGGCATCCTCACCAAGGATCCCCACAGGCCAGTGcttgctgctgtggccacaccACACGTGCTCCTTCCTACGCAGCACCCAAAGCCCCCCTGCCCCTGAGGCACTCACTAGTGGTGCTTCCCGACATCTGGATGATGCATTTCGATTCCCGGCTCATCTCCCGGGAGTTGAAGGGCCGGACGCGCACCGCCACCTTCACCGACGCTCCCGCCATGGCGCCGGCCGCACCTGGGGACCgcaggagggaggagcagcGACTGTCCtgcaaaagagaggaaaagggggTCAGGAAAACTCGCATTCCAATGCACACCTTGCAGCTGCGCAGGATGAGTGGAAAGCCTGTGCAAGGAATCCTCCTGGGAATGCTGTTTTGCCCCTGCCCGAGGGATGACATTTTGTTTCATACCTCGATCTGCCCTGCTTTTACCTCTTCCTTCTCGCCGTCATACCTCAGGTCAGGGCCCCCAGCTCAGTCCCAGGGGCCATCCCTGCCCTTACCCCGGGGCAGCACTGGAGCCTCCAtcacccctgggcacccccagcagcagacacagcctTTGCAGGTGCTGTCAGCATCAGCATAACCCCCAAGGAGCAGCCTCTAGATCCCAGGGTGCAAGTGGCAATGAGCAGGTACCCCCTAATTTGCAAGCAAGTCCATAGCCCCTGCCTGTTCCCCAAGCCTCCTGCCTCCACTCCAAGCCCAGCAAAGCAGGGactgggcagcaggacagagtgGGGCGGGGAGGAAAGTGCTGACATTCCATTGAGAAAGGAGGCGGTTGCTGAACACAGTCACTGGCATGTGCCTCCCATTCAGCTCCCACAAAGAAGACGTGCAGTATCAGCACCAGCAGCCCTTCTGGGAAGCCAGTGGCCATTGCACTCAGCTGAAGCTCCCGGTTTACCATCAAATTTCCTGTCCTTTCGCTAAAAAAATATGAATCGCAAATCTCACAGGACAAAACAAACCCCTCGCATCACCAAcacctcccagagcagctgtccATCCCAGCACTGATGCCCAGGTGCTCTGCAGGCCATTCCCAGTTAAGCCTCACGAGCAATGGCCACAAAATTATCCTGGGTTCCTTCCTCTGATTGCTGGATCCTTCAGGATTCTTTTGGACCTGACAAAATCCCTTCCTGCCTTCTAAccccttttcctgtctttccctgctccctggctcCCCATGCCAAGCCTGGTGGTGAAAATGGAGCACAAGACCCCTCAGAAaatgggcaggagctgctcctctggcatCCCACCTGCAAGGGTGTGTGTGAATTCCCTAATGCTTTCCAAGCCTGGGTTTTGCCAGCAGGATATTTGCTCTGGGAGGGAGGAGATCAGGGAGAAATGAGATCGTGGGTGAGCACCGACACAGCTCTGGTTACATGGGCCATGACCAGAAGGAAGTGGAGCAGTAAGGAGGGATCTTGAACATGAGATGTGTTTTCCCAtagtggaaatgaaaaattcagcAGAATTTGTGGAAAAgagggggaggggaaagggaagagaaaaccaAATCCACAGGTTTGAAAGTATCCCAAGAGAAGGGGATGGCTTTAGAACTACCTGAGGTTTGACAGCTCTGGTTTGATTTCCAAGGGGTGAGAGGAAACCGTAGACATAGTGGAAAAATTTGCATCGAGAAAGTGTTATAAGCTTGGCACTGCCTTTCAGAAACCCTTTGCCTATTTTATAAGTGAGCTGGCATGTCCAACAGCGTGCAGAGACAAAGCTTCTTCTGTTGGAGTTCCCAAGCCCTCCTCTTATCTTCCCGCTGGGATGGCTCCGGAGCTCCCACTGTGCTCAGCCAGTGATCACACCCATAAATTCCAGAGTTCAAGCATTTGGTCTCAAGCTTTCCTGAGCTTGGATTATTTTAAGCAGGTGTTTAACACCACCCTTGAGTCCCTAAGGCAGCAAGTGGCCTCTGCCTCCCTACTCatatggggaaaagaaaaataaaacagaaatgcttgCCAAAGGGGAAATGAAGAAGTTGTTTTTCCCATGAAATTATTGGATATATTCCCAGGTGGAAGGGCTGCATCTTCACGAGGCCATCAGCTCGAGCTGCTCCACCCTGTGGCACCACTCAAGAACAATGGATTAATCCCCGAGACAACTGCCCGTGTTAAacatctccctctcctccccagtcAAGACAGCTCCCTTTCCCcggctctgcagcctctctaGCCACCAGGGCTCTGAAGAGGTGGGGCGGGTTCCTGGACTCCTgcctcctgcactgccccagaACAGCAACCCCCATCACTGAGCCGACCAGCCCCAGGACTGCCTGCTGCTTGCCACGGGCCACCTCAGCCCCTGTTCTtatcccctcccagccctgtgccactcCCAGCCACTCCAGCCCCATCACTTCCTATGAAGAAACTCAGGTTTTTCCTTtgagctgcttttccaagtGCCTCATGCTGCTGTGTACTTTCCATTggtgctgctttcctttctttgccttctgCCTGGTCAGCCCCATACCCGGTACCCCCACTGTTGCTGGCCATGAGAAACCCCCTCCTCACCAGCAGGaccttttctccctccctgccatcCACAGGCCACCTCCCAGTGTATTCCCATCTGGCTCTCCTTGCCCAGTGATGTGAGCTCCTCTCCTGGCCAGtattccctgctgcagagccccagtTCCATTTTCTGCCGCATCCATTTCCCTCGGCTTCCTTGGTGGGCAatgctctgcttccctctgctcctctgcagctctccagctccGTCCCTGCCACGGCAGCACAAGGACCCCAGGTGACATCGTGTGTGCCCTTGGGGACCACCAGCACACACTGACCCAGCTGCTTCTCaccctcctttccttcccctgaCTCACTTCaccagagctcagctgcaggcGGGAATTCAGCCTGCTCCCACGGGCATCATTGTCGTGGGCACTCAGCATCCTGTGCAGAAAggggccaggctgcagggagcagggccaggggcagggccagcagccgGCCCTAGCCTGTGGGCAGCTCGAGCCTGGCCAGCTcgccctgcctggggacagccagagcaGCCACCGCCTACTTAATCTGCTGCCATCGAGAGAAATTCGATAAGCCCTGACCGGCCTTTCTCTGGGAGCGTGCCAGCACCAAAGCCCCGCTCCCTGTTCCCTCCCTGCCGCCTCCAGGCTCCCCGACACACAAGGGAGGCTGCAGACAGGAACGGCCAAGGGGCAAAGGGGAACATCTTGATTTGATCCCAAATTCTGCAGGGCATCTCTTCCCCCACTTCCCGTGCAGCCTTGCTGGCTCTGCCCATCCCTATGACACACCAGTCACCCCTAGTGAGGAGCAAAAGGCCTGGAGAGCCATGATTAACTGGATCAGCTAAGATTAATTGGGCAGAGATTAGCTAACGAAACCACTCTTAAGTCCAAGGGCTACCAACtggcagcctctcctgctgagAGGTGATCAATAGGACAGGGAGCATTGTCCCCAGGTACCACCAACCAGCAAGCTCTTCCCTAAAGGATGCTAAGGAACgtgctctgctgctggtccTCCAGCAGATGATGAGCTGCCTGCATCCAGGGAAATCCAAGGTGAGTTTCCCTTTGTCTACACGCATCCATGTCACCTCAGTGGCGAGGGTGGACACCCCGTTTGGCTGCACCAGTGTattttcagcagctgccaggcttTGTTGTGGTGAGCCCTTCCCCTGCACCCTTTGTTGGGGTCCCCCAGCTCTGACTGGGAGCACGGGGCTCTGTCCTGCCTCTAGGGCAGCAGGGAACACGTTGTTGGATGACATGGCACCATCAGTGCCTGCCAGCCAAGCTCCTCACCCACCTCCTACCCCACACAGGGCAAGGGGCCATGACAGTGCAGTTTTCTCCAGAGCAAcacctgcaggcagggaagcagctcaGAGGACAGCCCAGGACAAGGGCAAATGTCCCCCATGCTCAGATGAAATTCAGCCCCATTACAGGCACCCTGTCGGGTGCCTCCTCACCTCCTGCCCACTCCAATGGGGGCATGGCTTCAGGGCAGAGTTTGCAGCTCCCTGAGAATTTCCATGCAGATTCAGCTTACAGGGAGCAAATGTAAGGATGTGGATGAGGGGTTCTGCTCCCCATCTCTGCTGCAAAATAACCCCacccccatccctgctccctctaTCCTCTCTTCCAGACCCTCAAACCCCAAGCAGGGGAAAGCTGCCCAGAAAAGGCAGTGAGCTCTGGGGGGTGCCCAGCATTGCTGGGCACGGAGAAGGGCAACCGGGCAGGGGGTGGACAACAGATTCCCCCACGACCCAGGCCTTGAGGGGATGCAGCTCTTGCCACATGCAGGGAGGTGGAGAGTGGTGGCAGCATCTTTGCCAGCGCCAGCTGCCACCTCCCAGACAAAATGGAGGTCAGCAGCAGCATGTCGAGATGGCAGAGCCACCACACCCCTGTCCATACCCAGGGGAGGGGGTGggtctgctgcctccctgcccccGGTGCCACACGAGCCACCCgcatggggctgctctgggtgctgggatgggagggggcctggctgtggggtggcaCGGGAGATGCTCGGCTGATTCCTTGTCCTCCCTGAGCCCTGGTGCTGTTGCATGGGACCTGAGCAGGCAGGAGACCGGCTCACACGGGGTCTGCAGGATCTAGGGGAGGGGTCACTGCCCCGcgagggggaggaggaggaggaagaggaggagaaggaagcgGAGGAATAAGACAATAGGGCAggtgcagggctgctccctgcgAACCTGGATGACCAAGCGTGGAGCTCCGCACTCGCCGTGTACCCCAGGACCTGCCCCTTGACTGCCAGCAGCCACCGCACTGGCCCGCAGTGACATGGCGGCCTTTGTCCAGCCACTCCACAGCACAAGGTCACCGGCAGCTGCTCGTCCTTGGGGGCCAAGGAGAGTCTGAGCATCGCAGTATCTTTGCCTGCCACCCGCGGCGAAAGCCCCAGGTGGGGCATCCACCActccctccagtgctgctgcttaaCTCTGAAGCATTATGATGATGACGCAAGATGGCTCAGCTGCATCACCACAGCCATCTGCCCcggagggaagagcaggggtGCCTCTGGGGTGATAAGGGGTTCCTGTGCCCCCCGCCATGGGCTGCGGGGATGGCATCCTCCCTCCTCGCGCCCTGCCTGGGATGCGAGGCGTCTCCTCGTCCGCGGGCAGCGCCCCACCCCCCCCGGCTGGATCCTTCTGGAAGATGGGGCGGCACCCGGCGGTCACCGCGCTGAGGACCCGAGGGCAATGTCCCCACACGCACAGCTTCGAGCACTGGGGGGCTCTGCAAAATGACCACCGGCCGCagcccccccgccccgccggaCCCTCGGGGATGCGCATCCCGCTCCCACCCGCCACGCCTCGCCCCGGCCGGGGCCACGAGGGGCGGCACCGCCACCCCGGAGCAGCCCCGGTCCCCCCTCGGCCAGCGCCCCGGGGGACGCGGCGGGGCTGCCCCGTCCTGCGCCCTTCCACCCGCCCCTACCTGAGATGCCCGCGGCCGTGCCCGTGGCCGGTTCGGAGGGGCGCAGCGCTCAGCCGTGGGCGGGGAGTGCCGGCATGAGGCCGAGCCGCGCGGTGCGAtgcggtgccggtgccggtgtcggTGCCGGTGCGGGAGGCAGCGGCCCCGCCCCTGCGGTCCCCGCCCCACGCGCTGGttggcggccgccgccgcccggagGGGACGCGGGGACCGGGAGGGCGCGCTCGGGGATGGAGCGGTGACGTCAGCgcatcccccggccccgggcgtGCTGCGGAACCGCCgcaggggcggggcggggcggggcggggcggggcggggcggggcgggatCGGCAGCCGTCGCCTGGCAACCGGCACCGGCCCGGTACCCCGGTACCCTGGTACCCCGGTACCCCGGTACCCTGGTACCCCGGTACCCCGGTACCCCGGTACCCCGGACCGGACACCGATACCCCGGGACCCCGGGACTCCGAGGAGCGGCGCTCGCCAGGGCTTTCCGTGCCCCCGGCGCGGTCAGTTCGCTCCTCCGTCAGCCGAGCCCCCGCCCGGGGCACGGCCGCTCCTGCCCATCTGCGCCCGGAATTCAGAGCCAGCGCAGAAAGCGGATTATTCCTTCGCTGCCAGCTgtttccagcagcacccagccacCTTCGCCCCGCGGCAGTCCCGAGGCCGCGCGTCCCCTCCCCGCCCTAGCCGTGCCCCAAATATCCCTAGAGGACAGGCGACAGGGAGATCTTCTTCATTCGACATGTCGTCATCGCTTTGGTGGGATGATGGCTGGGCAGCAGTCCCCAGGCTGACTGTGGCTTCCATCAGCCACGCGGGAGCAAACTCAtctgcccccagctcctctcagtGCTAGCCACCCGGCTGCTGGGCGGATGTGCTCTAACCTGGCACTGTTGCCAGCCCCATGCCTCTATCCCATGTGTCTTCAGCAGCGGCCACTGGTGCCAGTTCTGCCAGGTGGGAATTCTCACCCTTATGCTGTCATCCCTTGCCAAGGCTTTGCTCACTGAGGGGCTCCACTCATGGATCTGCTgaagctggcagcaggcagcttGTTTGCATTTCAGTATATGGATGGCAGAGAATGTGCCAGAGGTTGGGCACAATGCAGTGTGCTATGGGTACACACAGCAGGTAACAAAATATCGACTGGCCACGTGGAGCCTGTGGCATCATCATCAGGATACACTGGGATGACCATGATCCAGGCTgagcctgcagagctgtggcagggacTGTGCCCGTGCCCCAGTCCACAGCCCTGATGCACATGACCCCACTGGCAAGTCCCCTTCAAGCTGTCACCCAGCCAGACATCCCTCTGCAAGGCAGGTCCCTGGTCAGGGAGCCCTGGTCAACAGGAACTTTTTTCTGCAGGAGGAGCTATGACCATGGCAGCTGTGCCAGACCAGTCTCAGCACAACCATGCCATGGCACAGGATCTAGGTGCCCAGACCAGGGATCCTACCTGCTGGGATGCTGTTGGGAAACGTTACCCCTGGTGTTGTGggggccatggggacagggactgccTGGGGGCTTGCAAGTCCCAGAGGCTGGCACACCTGGAGAGTGATGAGCACTAGCAAGGGGGCATCCCCCAAAACAGGGGCCCAAGCCAGCAGGGATAGCACTGGTGACACATTAACCAGACAGAGGAGGCAGCCAGGGGTAGAGTCCAGACTGGTAGCGGGGAGCACCAAATTCTGGGTCAAGGTCCATGGAGACACTGGACACTGCTGCCACAGGATACACCGTGCTGTAatgctggcagctgctcaggcAGCCTCCACTGCTCCTCTTCTGTGGGCtcagcacctggggacagcacgTCGTGCCATGGCCACCAGCCTGCTCCGCGTTTCCCCACCGGAGGAGCTGCTCCGGCCCCTGGCCGTGCctgagaggctgctgctggggccgGGGCCCAGCAACGTGCCCCGCCGCATCCAGGCTGCGGGAGGGCGGCAGATCCTGGGCCACATGCACCCTGAAATGCTGCAGGTGAGCTGCCCCAACCcagctttccttccctcctcttcctcacccccaggaggggctggaacagctctgctggggcaaGAGGAGCAATAGCAGCACTGGCCAGCGTCCTGGTGCCGCAGGTGATGGATGAGATCAAGGCAGGCATCCAGTACGCCTTCCAGACACAGAACAGGCTGACCCTGGCCATCAGCGGCAGCGGCCACTGTGCCATGGAGGCCGCCCTCCTCAACCTGCTCGAGCAAGGTGACACTGTGCTGGTGGCCATCAATGGCATCTGGGGACAACGCGCCGCCGACATTGCCAGGAGGCTGGGTATGCTGGGAACAGGCAGATGGtgtggcagggctgagggcaccGGGCTTGAAGGCAGGATGGCCTCGTTTGCTGTCCCAATCCTGGCAGTGGTCAGTGACATGGCTTACAAAACCAGAGAGCACTCTGCTAGAGAGAACTCCAGGTTTTTCCAAGAATGATGCCACTCCATTTATGGTGCTTGATGGCTTTTCCACTGGGCAAATCTGCAGGAGGCCAGACCCTGGCTggtggctctgctcctgcttcaTGGATGAACAATTGCCCCATGGAGCTGGTAGGTGACTCCCCAGTGGGAAGCATGCCCAAACCTCACTCTCCTCTGCCCAAATTCCTCCCAGGAGCCAACGTCTGTGAGCTGCTGAAGCCCCCGGGCAAGTACTTCACTCCACAAGACATTGAGCAGGTGAGTGCTGGCCACTATGCAGAGGGCACAGGCTGACCTGCAGTGTGGTCACCTTCCCTCTGTGTCGTGCAGGGCCTGGTGCAGCACAAACCTCTGGTGCTCTTCATCACCCACGGCGAGTCCTCCACAGGggtgctgcagccactggaTGGGCTGGGCAAACTGTGCCACCGGTCAGTGCGTGGTGGGCACCCCAAGGTCACCACTGGGGATTTGGGCCTGGGGATTTATGTGTGCTGGGCTTTTCTCTGGCTCTGTTGTGCTGGGAGCAGTTGGTGTCAGTGAGACACGCAGCCCCTGTGGGGACCAGGatgccagggctgcaggcagaggtgtgcaagaggaggtggcaggagcaCCAGGCTGAGCTCTGTCCTCCCACAGGCATGGCTGCCTGCTGCTTGTGGACTCAGTGGCATCACTTGGGGGAGCCCCCATCTTCATGGACCAGCAAGGTAAGAGCCACAGCCATCATAGGCAACCAGGGGACAAAGGGGGTCGTgcctgggacagggagagagagcagtgggttcagcagggagagagagcagcGGGATCAGCCCCTCCACCTGCATTTTGGCTAGCAGCATTAGAAACTggtccagctgcagccagagagcCTGTTCCCCTTGAGGGACCATCAGCAGTGGCAGGGGCCCTCCCAAAGCAGCCTGAACACAAGCAAGACCTGCCATGTGTGCCATTCTTGTGCCTGCCACCCACCTCTTGCAGCTAGGTCAGAGGGctcagcattttcctgctgggagctTCTGATTCCTAAGGAGCTGTCTT harbors:
- the AGXT gene encoding alanine--glyoxylate aminotransferase, producing MLAAAQAASTAPLLWAQHLGTARRAMATSLLRVSPPEELLRPLAVPERLLLGPGPSNVPRRIQAAGGRQILGHMHPEMLQVMDEIKAGIQYAFQTQNRLTLAISGSGHCAMEAALLNLLEQGDTVLVAINGIWGQRAADIARRLGANVCELLKPPGKYFTPQDIEQGLVQHKPLVLFITHGESSTGVLQPLDGLGKLCHRHGCLLLVDSVASLGGAPIFMDQQEIDVLYSGSQKVLNTPPGSAPISFSERAREKLLRRKMKPPSFYLDMGLLANYWGCDGEPRRYHHTAPINSFFSLREGLAMLAELGLENSWERHRANSTQLCQGLLDMGLELFVEEEKARLPTITTVRVPEGYNWKDITAFLMDNHGMEVAGGLGPTVGKVLRIGLMGCNSTSDNVDRVLRALQDALKRCRRSRL